From Xanthocytophaga agilis, one genomic window encodes:
- a CDS encoding IPT/TIG domain-containing protein yields MKKSYPLFLQLYYLVLLFLVSVTLFSTSCKKEQEVTLPVITAISPDSAYIGDTVIVSGKFFESYAEDNFALFNGKAARLIDGNESQMRIIVPYGAESGPVVIDANHRISAEFPFKIRSRGTVITSISPTSSEEAPLGSGVVEIKGKNFRTNDFLEGKAYVNFTNSERNTVFYATDTLLMIGVPQAARTGPVSLVQEGLTFTGPVFTVKEPSLASISPAEATEGMTIALQGDALFSINGFSINGQAINNYSVLSNTEAQLTLPAGLGTGDFPIVMIFGDMPITSEMKITLKPLTNIISTIYYTDGNSTYRRSIDGSGNEYNALLPISTSNRCMTVDRSGGKIYYGGFNTMALTNLDGTDFKVLFQTDPTGAGIVTDLEAVNGKLYWTDSNNNQIKSANADGSGTIQILYGDSPSDQIMGVFGIAVVGSDIYWTDQNSQKIGKGSIDGSGTPSFMTVSGAAPLFPLDIDAIAVNGTIRIYIVDQVSNINWGEPDRILWGNVNGTSVSLGSLNTLAPGTGGISSTQFLTLDPVKQKVQWADNSGYSLMESNLDGGGIITKSIILTSYVNFFIVE; encoded by the coding sequence ATGAAAAAATCATACCCGCTCTTTTTGCAATTATACTATTTGGTTTTACTCTTTTTAGTAAGTGTGACTCTTTTTTCGACTTCCTGCAAAAAAGAGCAAGAAGTCACATTGCCTGTCATTACGGCTATTAGTCCGGACAGTGCCTATATTGGAGATACTGTTATAGTCTCCGGAAAGTTCTTTGAGTCCTATGCAGAAGATAACTTTGCACTTTTTAATGGAAAGGCTGCCAGGTTAATAGATGGAAATGAAAGCCAAATGCGGATCATAGTTCCCTATGGTGCTGAATCGGGTCCTGTTGTGATTGATGCCAATCACAGAATCAGTGCCGAATTTCCATTCAAAATCAGAAGCCGTGGCACTGTCATTACTTCTATTTCTCCGACTAGTTCAGAAGAAGCACCTCTTGGAAGTGGAGTAGTAGAAATCAAGGGGAAAAACTTCAGAACAAATGACTTTTTAGAAGGAAAAGCGTATGTGAATTTTACCAATAGTGAGAGAAATACTGTTTTCTATGCGACAGATACTTTGTTAATGATTGGTGTACCTCAGGCAGCCCGGACCGGACCAGTATCATTAGTTCAGGAAGGCCTTACTTTTACAGGGCCCGTCTTTACTGTAAAAGAACCTTCGCTTGCCTCTATTTCTCCTGCAGAAGCAACCGAAGGTATGACAATCGCTTTACAGGGTGATGCATTGTTTTCTATCAACGGCTTCAGCATCAACGGCCAGGCTATCAACAACTATTCAGTTTTAAGTAATACAGAAGCGCAGCTAACCTTACCTGCTGGTTTGGGTACAGGAGACTTTCCGATTGTTATGATTTTTGGGGATATGCCCATAACAAGTGAGATGAAAATCACACTTAAACCTTTGACCAATATTATATCAACCATTTACTATACAGACGGAAATTCAACGTATCGCAGAAGCATTGATGGTAGTGGTAATGAATACAATGCTTTGTTACCAATCAGTACGTCCAATCGATGTATGACGGTAGACCGTTCAGGAGGCAAAATTTATTATGGTGGTTTTAATACTATGGCATTAACTAATCTGGATGGGACAGACTTTAAAGTACTATTTCAGACAGATCCTACAGGAGCTGGCATTGTTACGGATTTGGAAGCCGTAAATGGCAAGCTTTACTGGACTGACTCCAACAATAATCAGATTAAGTCTGCTAATGCAGATGGTAGTGGAACCATACAAATCTTATATGGAGATTCACCTTCTGATCAGATAATGGGAGTTTTTGGCATCGCGGTAGTAGGATCTGACATTTACTGGACTGATCAGAACAGTCAAAAGATTGGTAAAGGAAGCATCGATGGATCGGGCACGCCTTCTTTTATGACTGTTTCAGGAGCAGCCCCTCTTTTTCCTTTGGATATAGATGCTATAGCTGTTAATGGTACAATACGTATCTATATAGTGGATCAGGTTTCCAATATAAACTGGGGTGAACCGGATCGTATTCTCTGGGGTAATGTCAACGGAACATCTGTTTCACTGGGTTCATTAAACACTTTGGCGCCAGGTACTGGTGGAATTTCGAGTACGCAATTCCTTACACTCGATCCCGTAAAACAAAAAGTACAATGGGCAGACAATTCTGGTTATAGCCTAATGGAAAGTAATCTGGATGGCGGTGGTATTATCACAAAATCTATAATCTTGACTAGCTATGTAAATTTCTTCATAGTTGAATGA
- a CDS encoding cell shape-determining protein MreB, protein MKNRLQLLAFSAVTSVILAATFSSCKKEEIAQDSSIRAAAVVTVGTCSANTLISTNTTWTSANTYVLRGKVRVQPGATLTIQAGTRIQGECDGTLIVERDADIIAVGTASNPIVFTSNKATAKAPGDWGGIIILGRAQNNQAANFGIEGITLGTAGNNAPGYYGPGGALNNADNSGRLSYVRIEYAGQALSANNEINALTLGSVGSGTTLDHIQVLYGNDDSFEWFGGTVNASYLYSYGTVDDDFDTDYGYSGRVQFAAAVRVPSQFDVVSASNNSNGFESDNDPESDAVTPLTSAIFANVTVVGPTAADGVYFGSGALLRRNTAQRIYNSVIFGYGKTGTAAVNATGANASAQVISSTLQNYTPGATTIPTGWAGLISSYASAVVASEPATGTTSFTVNSLVPPTFAVDATNLTTTTALPSGFFVSAPYRGAFSATTTDNAGWNLAGTWLRFPTVGN, encoded by the coding sequence ATGAAAAACAGACTTCAATTGCTCGCGTTTTCAGCTGTAACCAGTGTAATACTGGCAGCTACTTTCTCTTCCTGTAAAAAGGAAGAAATTGCTCAGGATAGTTCTATCCGTGCTGCAGCTGTTGTAACAGTTGGTACTTGTAGTGCCAATACACTGATTTCAACAAATACTACATGGACTTCAGCGAATACCTACGTATTGCGTGGTAAAGTACGTGTACAGCCAGGAGCTACTTTGACTATTCAGGCTGGTACTCGTATTCAGGGTGAGTGTGATGGTACATTGATTGTAGAGCGTGATGCAGATATCATTGCTGTAGGTACTGCTTCTAACCCAATTGTATTTACTTCTAACAAAGCTACTGCTAAAGCCCCTGGTGACTGGGGTGGAATTATCATCTTAGGCCGAGCTCAGAATAATCAAGCTGCTAACTTTGGTATAGAAGGTATCACATTAGGAACAGCAGGGAATAATGCACCAGGTTATTATGGTCCAGGGGGGGCATTAAACAATGCTGACAATTCAGGACGCCTTAGCTATGTTCGTATTGAGTATGCTGGACAGGCTCTTTCTGCAAACAATGAAATCAACGCTTTGACATTGGGTTCTGTAGGTAGTGGTACTACACTTGATCACATCCAGGTTCTGTATGGTAATGATGACTCATTTGAGTGGTTTGGTGGTACAGTAAATGCTTCTTATCTGTATTCTTACGGTACTGTGGATGATGATTTTGATACGGACTATGGTTATTCTGGTCGTGTTCAGTTTGCTGCTGCTGTGCGTGTGCCTTCTCAGTTTGACGTGGTTTCTGCTTCTAACAACTCAAATGGTTTTGAATCAGATAACGATCCTGAGAGCGATGCGGTAACTCCATTGACTTCTGCTATTTTTGCTAACGTAACAGTAGTAGGCCCTACCGCCGCTGATGGAGTGTATTTTGGTTCAGGTGCTTTGTTACGTCGCAATACTGCTCAGAGAATCTATAACTCTGTCATCTTCGGATACGGAAAAACAGGTACTGCAGCTGTAAATGCAACAGGTGCCAATGCTTCTGCACAAGTAATTTCTTCCACTTTACAGAATTATACTCCAGGCGCAACTACTATCCCAACAGGATGGGCTGGTCTGATAAGCAGTTATGCATCTGCTGTAGTTGCTTCTGAGCCTGCAACGGGTACAACAAGCTTTACTGTTAACAGCTTAGTACCTCCAACATTTGCTGTAGATGCAACTAACCTTACTACTACGACAGCTCTTCCAAGTGGTTTCTTCGTTTCAGCTCCCTATCGTGGTGCTTTCAGTGCTACTACAACTGACAATGCTGGCTGGAATTTGGCTGGAACCTGGTTAAGATTCCCTACTGTAGGAAACTAA
- a CDS encoding TonB-dependent receptor — protein sequence MRSIYFSTLSFFLFLTSYFFTTLWVYAQTDSTLLSSKISIRLSAVSLADALDQVQRVSGIDITYNVQQLDSKRKVSIQVSNQSLQQVLNTLLSGTDLTFKQVRTNIVIVSKPVPVKISYGSIEGVVQDYQTKESLPGCSVMIQNSTKGASTDVEGRFRLDGVAEGVYSLIFSYVGYKQVIAEQIQVKANAVTRVNQNLVADNVLGEVVVKATVQLENSTEISVINEIKGANNIVTGISNEQIARNLDRDGAEVVRRATGVTLVQDRFVVLRGLDPRYTLTMLNDIPTPSAESDRRAFSFDMLNSSILDRVMVYKTASPEYPSDFAGGVVKVYTKNSANARQLQIQLSTQYRQGSSFTDYYTYKGGKTDWLGFDDGTRNMPNHVPSIKDFPVVGISDQSNAENARFARSFSNNWNLKNAHSNLDKRAVINYYTSWKMPRMGYVNSLSSITYTSTTNLNEIKRFFGYPQYNSEGISLLSYQEKPIELYNSQTTEQSHIQSVRLTAMQNFKWVFNDRHSIEFKNFFNQLSRDRVIVQDYRTSTNTVDNYVNYLDKTLYYNFRSRSLYTGTLSGENTLSKPWLTSVNWRFGYGHTSDKQPDLRSISFRRRDVLPGYEGESDPIGAYQFNIPSATIKVTDLNTHQYDDLAEDTYTGAIDLEKKFLSDAFIKAGFFIDHRTRTYSTRRFSYNGNTGVDTLLIATIKDLPFMANQFFDRRFFRNEGTGLQIHDNTGFTLAEGIGGNDGYEANNNQRAVYLAFNLPLFTKHLTLYGGVRAEWNHFSFPGTFSVVDGNSIIQVGVDQKKLYWLPSLNVSYAFTPKMQVRAAYGMTLNRPEFREVVPIQARDLDRNMDFIGNYTLTNAEIDNYDLRWEFYPGADELISIGAYYKTFKNPIEIYSIGNSGFQRDLFYYINTPKATGYGLELEVRKRLSFIPLPLFEYMAINANVTLLKTEIDISEQIRQDGNYDELRRPVRPLQGSSPYAINVNLYYDNTQSGTQISALYNVIGQRLTTVGNSFTAELYELPRHLVDLTVTQRINRYLRIRAGVQDILNQAFRIYRDRDRSRTYNPTHFSLSNSKEQIYVRDYLEEQYRPGSYFSLGLMFAF from the coding sequence ATGAGATCTATTTACTTTAGTACACTTAGCTTCTTTCTTTTTCTGACCAGTTACTTTTTCACCACTCTCTGGGTATACGCTCAAACAGACTCAACTCTTTTATCCAGCAAAATATCCATTCGTCTGTCGGCTGTTTCACTAGCTGATGCACTTGATCAGGTCCAGCGAGTCAGCGGCATAGATATCACCTATAATGTACAACAGCTGGATAGTAAACGAAAAGTGAGTATTCAGGTTAGTAATCAATCCCTACAACAGGTACTGAATACTCTTCTCTCCGGAACAGATCTAACCTTTAAGCAAGTTAGAACTAACATTGTCATTGTATCCAAACCTGTCCCTGTTAAGATCTCCTATGGAAGTATCGAAGGAGTAGTACAGGATTATCAGACGAAAGAAAGTTTGCCAGGTTGTTCGGTTATGATACAGAACTCAACCAAAGGAGCTTCTACAGATGTCGAGGGTAGGTTTCGGTTGGACGGAGTGGCAGAAGGGGTCTATTCTTTGATTTTCTCATATGTTGGATATAAGCAGGTAATAGCAGAGCAGATACAGGTAAAAGCCAATGCTGTAACACGTGTCAATCAGAATCTGGTTGCAGATAATGTATTAGGTGAAGTAGTAGTAAAAGCAACCGTACAACTGGAAAATTCCACCGAGATTTCAGTTATCAATGAGATAAAAGGGGCTAACAATATAGTAACAGGTATATCCAATGAACAGATTGCCCGTAACCTGGATCGGGATGGCGCAGAAGTGGTACGTCGTGCCACAGGGGTTACGCTGGTACAAGACCGTTTTGTTGTATTACGTGGCCTGGACCCTCGTTATACACTGACTATGCTCAACGACATCCCTACACCCAGTGCAGAAAGTGATCGTCGTGCCTTTTCGTTTGATATGCTCAATAGTTCTATCCTGGATCGGGTAATGGTGTATAAGACAGCTTCACCGGAGTATCCGTCTGACTTTGCCGGAGGTGTTGTAAAAGTATACACTAAAAATTCTGCCAATGCCCGTCAACTTCAGATTCAGCTTTCTACTCAGTATCGTCAGGGCTCAAGCTTTACAGACTATTATACGTATAAAGGAGGTAAAACAGACTGGTTAGGCTTTGATGATGGCACCCGCAATATGCCCAATCATGTACCGTCTATTAAAGATTTTCCTGTCGTAGGAATTTCTGATCAGAGCAATGCAGAAAATGCCCGTTTCGCACGATCCTTTTCCAACAACTGGAACCTGAAGAATGCTCATAGTAATCTGGATAAAAGAGCTGTTATCAACTACTATACATCCTGGAAAATGCCAAGAATGGGATATGTAAACAGTCTAAGTTCGATCACCTATACATCTACGACTAACTTGAATGAAATAAAACGGTTTTTTGGATATCCACAGTACAATTCTGAAGGCATATCTCTACTATCCTATCAAGAGAAACCGATTGAATTGTATAATTCTCAAACAACTGAACAAAGTCATATTCAGAGTGTACGTCTTACTGCTATGCAGAATTTCAAATGGGTATTTAACGATAGACATTCTATTGAGTTTAAGAACTTTTTCAATCAGTTGAGTAGAGATCGGGTCATTGTACAGGATTACAGAACATCAACCAATACAGTAGATAATTATGTAAACTATCTGGATAAAACGCTATACTATAATTTCCGTAGCCGGAGTCTTTATACAGGCACTCTTTCCGGCGAGAATACGCTCAGTAAACCATGGCTTACGTCCGTTAACTGGCGATTCGGATATGGGCATACCAGCGATAAGCAACCTGACTTGCGTTCTATCTCTTTCCGCAGAAGAGACGTATTACCTGGTTATGAGGGAGAAAGCGATCCGATAGGTGCTTATCAATTTAACATACCAAGTGCCACTATTAAGGTCACTGATTTAAATACACATCAGTATGATGATCTGGCAGAAGATACCTACACGGGAGCAATTGATCTGGAAAAAAAGTTTTTGTCGGATGCTTTCATTAAAGCAGGATTCTTCATTGACCATCGTACCCGCACCTACTCCACTCGTCGTTTCTCTTATAATGGCAATACAGGTGTAGATACATTGCTAATAGCTACCATCAAAGATCTGCCTTTCATGGCAAATCAATTTTTTGATCGTCGTTTTTTCAGAAACGAGGGTACAGGATTGCAGATTCATGATAATACAGGTTTTACGTTGGCTGAAGGCATTGGCGGAAATGATGGATACGAAGCCAATAATAATCAACGGGCTGTCTATCTGGCTTTTAATTTACCCTTGTTCACTAAACATTTGACACTATATGGCGGTGTACGGGCTGAATGGAATCATTTTAGCTTTCCAGGGACTTTCAGTGTCGTAGATGGTAATTCAATCATACAGGTAGGGGTTGATCAGAAAAAGCTTTACTGGCTACCTAGCCTGAATGTCTCTTATGCCTTTACTCCTAAGATGCAGGTACGGGCTGCTTATGGGATGACGCTCAATCGTCCTGAATTCAGAGAGGTGGTACCTATTCAGGCACGTGATCTGGATCGTAATATGGATTTTATTGGGAACTATACACTCACTAATGCTGAAATAGATAATTATGATCTTCGCTGGGAATTTTATCCGGGGGCAGATGAACTCATTTCCATTGGTGCCTACTATAAGACTTTCAAAAATCCTATTGAGATATATTCTATTGGAAATAGTGGCTTTCAAAGAGATCTTTTCTATTATATCAATACGCCTAAAGCTACAGGTTATGGACTTGAGTTGGAAGTACGCAAACGCTTATCGTTTATTCCTCTGCCGTTGTTTGAGTATATGGCCATTAATGCTAATGTGACGCTTTTGAAAACAGAAATTGATATTTCAGAGCAGATTAGACAAGATGGAAATTATGATGAATTACGTCGTCCTGTAAGACCTTTACAAGGTTCTTCTCCTTATGCAATCAATGTAAACCTGTATTATGATAATACCCAATCAGGAACGCAAATATCGGCTTTATATAATGTGATCGGTCAGCGATTAACTACAGTTGGAAATTCATTTACTGCCGAATTGTATGAATTGCCACGTCATTTAGTAGATCTTACAGTAACTCAACGGATAAATCGGTATCTGAGAATACGTGCAGGTGTACAGGATATTTTAAACCAGGCTTTCCGCATTTATCGTGACAGGGATCGTTCTCGAACTTATAATCCAACTCATTTCTCTTTATCTAATTCAAAGGAACAGATATATGTTCGGGATTATCTGGAAGAACAATACCGACCAGGAAGTTATTTCTCACTGGGACTCATGTTTGCTTTCTAA
- a CDS encoding FecR family protein, translated as MQEESMIRVLLGKASEEEARQLAEWLATDAAYQAIFDQLSISLQQASAQKYDTATGLEKLRSRLQQEKFAESDSIPIYYRPTYKQIFRLAASMLIVLGAGWLGLVWYWASASHKPSVAMMEIKTMRGERKQVTLPDGSQLWLSAASKIRFPRSFQENKREVFMEGEVFFKVSHNKKKPFIIHTDTLQVQVLGTSFVVRSYLNHPKATVTVATGKVAVSLAGASHKMATLTASQSLIFHKNTQQSSITSELNVAENRWKEGRLVFDKLTFAEIAAELERYYDVKIVFATPELAQCVFKATFKPMHLEQILQVLQQTKPFHYEHNRQNKKVILSGKGC; from the coding sequence ATGCAGGAAGAATCAATGATCAGGGTTTTATTGGGAAAGGCTTCAGAAGAGGAGGCCCGGCAACTGGCAGAATGGCTGGCGACTGATGCGGCTTATCAGGCTATATTTGATCAGCTTAGCATTAGTCTGCAACAAGCTTCTGCCCAAAAATACGATACTGCAACCGGACTGGAAAAACTGAGAAGCAGGCTACAACAGGAAAAATTTGCTGAATCGGATAGTATACCTATCTACTACAGACCTACTTACAAGCAAATTTTCCGGCTGGCAGCTTCTATGCTGATTGTGCTGGGAGCAGGCTGGCTGGGGCTTGTCTGGTACTGGGCCTCTGCTTCCCATAAACCTTCTGTGGCTATGATGGAAATTAAAACCATGCGTGGCGAACGCAAACAGGTTACCCTTCCAGATGGATCACAACTATGGCTTAGTGCAGCAAGCAAAATACGCTTTCCCCGATCTTTTCAGGAAAACAAGCGGGAAGTATTTATGGAAGGAGAAGTCTTCTTTAAAGTAAGCCATAACAAGAAAAAACCTTTTATCATTCATACAGATACACTTCAGGTACAGGTTCTGGGAACTTCTTTTGTTGTGCGTTCTTATCTGAATCATCCCAAAGCTACTGTTACGGTCGCTACCGGAAAGGTGGCGGTGAGTCTGGCAGGTGCCTCTCACAAAATGGCAACTTTAACAGCCAGTCAGTCACTGATATTTCATAAAAATACACAGCAGTCTAGTATCACCTCAGAGCTAAATGTAGCTGAGAACAGATGGAAAGAAGGTCGGCTGGTCTTTGATAAGTTGACCTTTGCAGAGATCGCCGCTGAACTAGAGCGGTATTATGATGTGAAGATTGTATTTGCAACTCCCGAACTGGCTCAGTGTGTGTTCAAGGCAACCTTCAAGCCTATGCACCTGGAGCAGATTTTACAGGTGCTGCAGCAGACAAAACCTTTTCACTATGAACATAATAGGCAAAATAAAAAAGTAATCCTATCAGGCAAAGGGTGCTGA
- a CDS encoding RNA polymerase sigma-70 factor, giving the protein MTPVDTDQLLVDMFKEGNEKALELIFIKYYATLCDYTAYIVRNDSIAEEIVSDVFVNLWHKREELLISINLKAYLYASARNAALNAIRKKKIKFTVLSKSLQASHSTQVTPYEQIKEQELAEGLHQIIERLPKQRRRIFLLNWKEGLRISQIAIELNLSESTVKNQLQTAYRFVKAQLPYLFGLSTLGLGYLGQLSYLYERFL; this is encoded by the coding sequence ATGACACCTGTAGATACTGACCAGCTATTAGTGGATATGTTTAAGGAGGGAAATGAAAAGGCACTGGAACTGATATTCATCAAATATTATGCAACATTGTGCGATTATACTGCCTATATAGTCAGAAACGATAGCATAGCAGAGGAGATTGTTTCAGACGTATTTGTGAATCTGTGGCACAAACGTGAAGAGCTCCTTATTTCAATCAATCTGAAAGCTTATCTGTACGCTTCTGCCCGAAATGCAGCCTTAAATGCTATTCGAAAGAAGAAGATCAAATTTACTGTTTTAAGTAAAAGCCTACAGGCAAGCCATTCCACCCAGGTTACACCCTATGAACAAATCAAAGAACAGGAACTTGCAGAAGGTCTGCACCAGATTATTGAACGACTACCCAAGCAACGCCGACGCATCTTTCTACTGAACTGGAAAGAAGGTTTACGTATATCTCAGATTGCAATAGAATTAAATTTATCAGAAAGTACTGTAAAAAATCAGTTACAAACTGCTTATCGTTTTGTGAAAGCACAACTTCCCTATTTGTTTGGCCTAAGCACACTGGGATTGGGATATTTGGGTCAGCTAAGTTATCTGTATGAAAGGTTTTTATAG
- a CDS encoding response regulator encodes MISIPTQQILLIEDNADYRWELACCLETSLSNCQIVTLSENEQALAWLSYAPIQPDLILWSVDMMLRDNFQQIVAIRNNSVCKYVPIVGLADYCNEEWILRCYRMGVKAYVVKPHSKGECLALERIIESFQPITTRPTYV; translated from the coding sequence ATGATATCTATTCCAACACAGCAGATTCTACTAATAGAAGACAATGCTGACTACCGCTGGGAGCTGGCTTGTTGTCTGGAGACATCTCTGAGCAATTGCCAGATTGTTACCCTTTCTGAAAATGAACAGGCATTAGCCTGGCTTAGCTATGCACCTATACAGCCTGATCTGATTTTGTGGAGTGTGGATATGATGCTGAGAGACAACTTTCAACAAATTGTAGCCATTCGAAATAATTCTGTGTGTAAATATGTACCCATTGTAGGTCTGGCAGATTATTGCAATGAAGAATGGATACTACGCTGTTATAGAATGGGAGTGAAAGCGTATGTAGTAAAACCTCACTCAAAAGGGGAATGTTTAGCGCTGGAGCGAATCATTGAGTCATTTCAGCCAATTACTACCCGACCAACCTATGTGTGA
- a CDS encoding alpha/beta fold hydrolase codes for MKKQNIFGFSNGGTTALQIAIRYPERVNALIAVSALSKRDGVPSAFWNFMEQAQLENMPQLLQDAYKEVAADPGGLQIMHDKDAKRMVGFKDIPDKQIQSIKTPTLIIAGEKDIITPEHAAEMHRLIPNSQLAIIHGGHGEYISEITTLKTDSTESDFVVPMNENFLNKGAR; via the coding sequence TTGAAAAAGCAGAATATCTTTGGGTTTAGCAATGGTGGAACCACAGCATTACAAATAGCCATTCGTTATCCTGAACGGGTCAACGCACTGATTGCAGTTTCAGCATTATCTAAGCGTGATGGGGTACCTTCAGCATTTTGGAATTTTATGGAACAAGCACAGCTTGAAAATATGCCACAACTACTGCAGGATGCCTACAAAGAGGTAGCAGCAGACCCTGGGGGCTTACAGATAATGCACGACAAAGATGCCAAAAGAATGGTTGGTTTTAAAGATATTCCTGATAAGCAAATCCAATCCATTAAAACCCCAACGCTAATTATAGCTGGAGAAAAAGATATAATTACTCCTGAACACGCTGCTGAAATGCATCGATTAATTCCCAACTCACAACTGGCAATAATCCACGGTGGACATGGTGAGTATATTAGCGAAATCACAACACTAAAAACAGACTCTACAGAAAGTGATTTTGTTGTACCAATGAACGAAAACTTCCTTAACAAAGGTGCCAGATAA
- a CDS encoding ATP-binding protein, with protein MDSELRSLRTDVEKVKQIPIIQNLLEVVCKTTGMGFAAVARVTAERWMACCVHDEIAFGLKSGEELPIQTTICQEVRHDNQAIAIDHVSQHDYFCNHPTPKLYGFESYISVPILLKNGEFFGTLFAIDPKPALLNNPGTIGMFSLFANLISLHLQNMGLFDKDNNQINNLHRQLKDAQEENRRYQFISNHNLQEPLRHLRMFTTMLIEATEQNENEKAKLLALKIHTKAQRFTKMVSDLSRYSSFANTQNNFEKVDLNQLIQEILGQLQTELKQKSTLITLENLPVIEAVRPQLSQLFTHLIRNAIRFAKPEQAAQIHISVVQTFESELGIYEMMGNDSKFVEICVNDKGVGIPQLQQEKIFDILNPLSYDQVLENRDITLSDCRRIVRSHQGSISVKSEPGIETTFSIILPLTQE; from the coding sequence ATGGATAGTGAACTTCGTAGTTTAAGAACAGATGTTGAAAAAGTAAAGCAAATTCCCATTATACAGAACCTGCTGGAAGTTGTTTGTAAAACAACTGGTATGGGATTCGCAGCGGTTGCCAGAGTGACAGCAGAACGTTGGATGGCGTGCTGTGTACATGATGAAATTGCTTTCGGACTTAAATCGGGTGAAGAACTACCTATTCAAACTACTATCTGTCAAGAGGTTCGTCATGACAATCAAGCCATTGCAATAGACCATGTGTCTCAGCATGATTACTTCTGTAATCACCCCACCCCCAAGTTATATGGATTTGAAAGTTATATTTCGGTGCCTATTCTGCTTAAAAATGGAGAATTTTTTGGTACCCTGTTTGCCATTGACCCTAAACCTGCGTTGTTGAATAATCCCGGCACTATCGGTATGTTCAGCTTGTTTGCCAATCTGATATCTTTGCATTTGCAGAATATGGGCTTATTTGATAAAGACAACAATCAGATAAACAACCTGCATAGACAGTTGAAAGATGCACAGGAAGAAAACCGACGATATCAGTTTATTTCCAATCATAATCTGCAGGAGCCCTTACGACACCTTCGTATGTTTACAACAATGCTTATAGAAGCAACAGAACAGAATGAAAATGAGAAGGCAAAGTTACTGGCTTTGAAAATACATACAAAAGCACAGCGATTTACTAAAATGGTCAGTGACTTATCTCGTTATTCAAGTTTTGCCAATACACAAAATAACTTTGAGAAAGTTGACTTAAACCAGTTAATCCAGGAAATACTGGGTCAGCTTCAAACAGAACTAAAACAAAAATCTACCCTCATAACCCTGGAAAACCTGCCAGTCATTGAAGCAGTTCGTCCTCAACTATCTCAGCTCTTTACTCATCTGATCCGTAATGCTATTCGCTTTGCCAAACCAGAGCAAGCCGCCCAGATTCATATTAGTGTAGTCCAGACCTTTGAAAGTGAGCTGGGGATCTACGAAATGATGGGTAATGACTCAAAATTTGTTGAGATTTGTGTTAATGATAAAGGTGTTGGTATTCCTCAATTACAACAGGAAAAGATTTTCGATATCCTGAATCCGTTATCCTATGATCAGGTTCTGGAAAATCGCGATATAACACTTTCCGATTGTCGCAGAATTGTACGTAGTCATCAAGGTAGCATCAGTGTTAAATCAGAACCTGGCATAGAAACAACCTTTTCTATTATTCTGCCATTGACTCAGGAATGA